A DNA window from Setaria viridis chromosome 2, Setaria_viridis_v4.0, whole genome shotgun sequence contains the following coding sequences:
- the LOC117845535 gene encoding uncharacterized protein, giving the protein MGHHCCSKQKVKRGLWSPEEDEKLVKYITAHGHSCWSAVPKHAGLQRCGKSCRLRWINYLRPDLKRGTFSDQEERTIIDVHRILGNRWAQIAKHLPGRTDNEVKNFWNSCIKKKLIAQGLDPKTHNLLPASRSLLHGNGAANPSNNPAQFHSNGATANGGATTPFTISSPTKAAAYDTVTAPPPPEMSAPAMYDVVTNPAGMFTGHDQAAAAAIPAGYSYPDNGGGVLMSFRDQNAGLQTSMDFMNGSSSSSSMDHAAGMPNGNGFSQGMGAAFMDVTAGMWTTAVDSAMCAGIEVVQQQQQPLPPLQQPQGLVQGEVIGRPAVMNGGGAAADKGMDMMDVSSVYGSAGATAFDLELMESCGLFCGGGGGAGNAMEQLQWDC; this is encoded by the exons ATGGGGCACCACTGCTGCAGCAAGCAGAAGGTGAAGCGCGGGCTCtggtcgccggaggaggacgagaagCTCGTCAAGTACATCACCGCCCACGGCCACAGCTGCTGGAGCGCCGTCCCCAAGCACGCCG GGCTGCAGCGgtgcggcaagagctgccggCTCCGGTGGATCAACTACCTCCGGCCGGACCTCAAGCGCGGCACCTTCTCCGACCAGGAGGAGCGCACCATCATCGACGTCCACCGCATCCTCGGCAACCG GTGGGCCCAGATCGCCAAGCACCTGCCCGGGCGCACGGACAACGAGGTCAAGAACTTTTGGAACTCGTGCATCAAGAAGAAGCTCATCGCGCAGGGCCTCGACCCCAAGACCCACAACCTCCTGCCGGCGTCCAGGTCTCTCCTCCACGGCAACGGGGCGGCAAACCCTAGCAATAATCCTGCCCAGTTCCACTCCAATGGCGCCACCGCCAACGGCGGCGCGACCACGCCGTTCACCATCAGCTCCCCAACCAAGGCCGCCGCCTACGACACCGTCacggcccctccgccgccggagatGTCGGCGCCGGCAATGTACGATGTCGTCACTAACCCGGCCGGCATGTTCACGGGGCATGAccaggcggccgccgcggcgattCCGGCAGGATACTCGTACCCggacaacggcggcggcgtgctgaTGAGCTTCAGGGATCAGAATGCAGGTCTTCAGACCTCCATGGACTTCATGAACggctcctcgtcgtcctcctccatgGATCACGCCGCCGGCATGCCCAACGGCAACGGCTTTAGCCAAGGCATGGGCGCCGCCTTCATGGACGTGACGGCGGGAATGTGGACCACCGCCGTCGATTCGGCCATGTGTGCAGGGATAGAGGtggtccagcagcagcagcaaccgctGCCGCCTCTGCAACAACCACAAGGGCTCGTCCAGGGGGAGGTgatcggccggccggcggtgatGAACGGTGGCGGTGCAGCTGCCGATAAGGGCATGGACATGATGGACGTCTCCTCGGTGTACGGAAGCGCCGGCGCGACGGCGTTCGATCTGGAGCTGATGGAGTCGTGCGGGTTGTTttgcggcggagggggcggcgccggcaatGCCATGGAGCAGCTGCAATGGGACTGCTAA
- the LOC117843652 gene encoding uncharacterized protein — protein MPATPTIIGALLGLSTQMYSNALRKLPYMRHPWEHVLGMGLGAVFVNQLVKFDDKVKEDLDKMLERAREANERRYIDDDE, from the exons AtgccggcgacgccgacgatCATCGGCGCCCTCCTGGGGCTGAGCACCCAGATGTACTCCAACGCCCTCCGCAAGCTCCCCTACATGCGCC ACCCCTGGGAGCATGTGTTGGGGATGGGTCTCGGTGCTGTGTTTGTGAACCAGCTGGTAAAGTTTGATGACAAAGTCAAGGAGGACCTTGACAAGATGCTTGAGCGCGCCAGGGAAGCCAACGAGCGGCGCTACATTG ATGATGATGAATAG
- the LOC117843651 gene encoding uncharacterized protein has translation MAAGRWFLASAWFLVVLALLSCFAAADDGDVLLEVKRAFVGDLEGVLAGWNASGAGAGAAGFCSWAGVACDDAGLRVVSLNLSGAGLAGPVPRALARLDALQAIDLSSNALAGPIPAALGALASLQVLLLYSNQLTGEIPASLGKLAVLQVLRAGDNPGLSGAIPDALGELGNLTVLGLASCNLTGPIPAGLGRLAALTALNLQQNALSGPIPRGLAGLASLQVLALAGNQLTGAIPPELGRLTGLQKLNLGNNSLVGAIPPELGELGELQYLNLMNNRLSGRVPRALAKLSSVRMIDLSGNMLSGDLPAELGRLPELTFLVLSDNQLTGSVPGDLCGGAGASDEAESSSLEHLMLSTNNFTGEIPEGLSRCQALTQLDLANNSLSGAIPAALGELGNLTDLMLNNNSLSGELPPELFNLTELQTLALYHNKLTGRLPDAIGRLVNLEVLYLYENQFAGEIPESIGDCTSLQMIDIFGNRFNGSIPASMGNLSQLAFIDFRQNELSGSIPPELGECRQLQVLDLADNALSGPIPETFGKLRSLQQFMLYNNSLSGTIPDSMFECRNITRVNIAHNRLTGSLLPLCGTARLLSFDATNNSFHGGIPAQLGRSSSLQRVRLGSNMLSGPIPPSLGGIAALTLLDVSNNALTGSIPATLAQCKQLSLIVLSHNRLSGPVPDWLGSLPQLGELTLSNNEFAGPLPVQLSNCSKLLKLSLDNNQINGTVPPEIGSLVSLNVLNLAHNQLSGLIPTTIAKLNNLYELNLSQNFLSGPIPPDIGKLQELQSLLDLSSNNFSGHIPASLGSLSKLEDLNLSHNALVGAVPSQLAGMSSLVQLDLSSNQLEGRLGAEFGRWPQGAFADNVGLCGSPLRACSSGGGPSTLSSVTIALVSAAVTLSVVLLIIVLALMVVRRRGRRSREVNCTAFSSSSANTNRQLVVKGSARREFRWEAIMEATANLSDQFAIGSGGSGTVYRAELSTGETVAVKRIAHMDSDMLLHDKSFTREIKILGRVRHRHLVKLLGFITSHDAGAGGSMLVYEYMENGSLYDWLHGGVGGDGSRKKRVLGWDARLKVAAGLAQGVEYLHHDCVPRIVHRDIKSSNVLLDGDMEAHLGDFGLAKAVAENRQAAFGKDCTESASCFAGSYGYIAPECAYSLKATERSDVYSMGIVLMELVTGLLPTDKTFGGDMDMVRWVQSRMGAPLPAREQVFDPALKPLAPREESSMAEVLEVALRCTRTASGERPTARQVSDLLLHVSLDYYRAGEKR, from the exons atggcggcggggcggtggTTTCTGGCGTCGGCATGGTTTCTTGTAGTGCTGGCTCTGCTTTCCTGCTTCGCGGCGGCGGATGACGGCGACGTGCTGCTGGAGGTGAAGCGCGCGTTCGTCGGCGATCTCGAGGGTGTCCTGGCGGGCTGGAAcgccagcggcgccggcgccggcgcggcggggttcTGTTCGTGGGCCGGCGTGGCGTGCGACGACGCGGGGCTCAGGGTGGTCAGCCTCAACCTCTCCGGCGCCGGGCTGGCCGGGCCGGTGCCCCGCGCGCTGGCGCGGCTCGACGCGCTCCAGGCGATCGACCTGTCGTCGAACGCGCTCGCGGGCCCCATTCCGGCGGCGCTCGGCGCGCTGGCGAGCCTCCAGGTGCTGCTGCTCTACTCCAACCAGCTCACCGGCGAGATACCTGCGTCGCTGGGGAAGCTCGCGGTGCTGCAGGTGCTCCGCGCCGGCGACAACCCGGGCCTGTCGGGAGCCATCCCGGACGCGCTCGGGGAGCTCGGAAACCTCACCGTGCTCGGCCTCGCGTCCTGCAACCTCACGGGCCCGATCCCGGCGGGCCTCGGCCGGCTCGCCGCGCTCACGGCGCTGAACCTTCAGCAGAACGCTTTGTCCGGGCCGATACCGCGGGGTCTCGCCGGCCTGGCGAGCCTGCAGGTGCTCGCGCTCGCCGGCAACCAGCTCACGGGCGCgatcccgccggagctcgggaGGCTCACGGGGCTCCAGAAGCTGAACCTGGGCAACAACTCGCTGGTGGGCGCCATACCGCCGGAGCTCGGGGAACTCGGCGAGCTCCAGTACCTCAACCTCATGAACAACCGCCTCTCCGGCCGCGTCCCGCGCGCACTCGCCAAGCTCTCGAGCGTGCGCATGATCGACCTGTCCGGCAACATGCTCTCCGGCGATCTCCCCGCCGAGCTCGGCCGACTGCCGGAGCTCACTTTCCTGGTGCTCTCCGACAACCAACTCACGGGCAGCGTCCCCGGGGACCtgtgcggcggcgctggcgccagCGATGAAGCAGAGTCCAGTAGCCTCGAGCATCTTATGCTCTCGACCAACAACTTCACCGGGGAGATACCGGAGGGGCTCTCGCGATGCCAGGCGCTGACGCAGCTCGACCTAGCGAACAACAGCCTCTCCGGCGCCATCCCCGCCGCGCTCGGCGAGCTCGGCAACCTGACGGACCTGATGCTCAACAACAACAGCCTATCCGGCGAGCTGCCGCCGGAGCTCTTCAACCTCACTGAGCTCCAGACCCTGGCATTGTACCACAACAAGCTCACCGGCCGCCTGCCGGACGCCATCGGCCGCCTCGTGAACCTCGAGGTGCTGTACCTGTACGAGAACCAGTTCGCCGGCGAGATACCGGAGTCCATCGGGGACTGCACGAGCTTGCAGATGATCGACATCTTCGGCAACCGGTTCAACGGGAGCATTCCGGCGTCCATGGGGAACCTGTCGCAGCTGGCCTTCATCGACTTCAGGCAGAACGAGCTGTCCGGCTCgatcccgccggagctcggcgagTGCCGGCAGCTTCAGGTCCTTGACTTGGCCGACAATGCTCTGTCCGGGCCGATCCCCGAGACGTTCGGCAAGCTCCGGTCGCTGCAGCAGTTCATGCTGTACAACAACTCGCTCTCCGGCACCATCCCTGACAGCATGTTCGAGTGCCGGAACATCACGAGGGTCAACATCGCGCACAACCGGCTCACCGGCAGCCTCCTGCCGCTCTGCGGCACGGCGAGGCTGCTGTCCTTCGACGCCACCAACAACTCCTTCCACGGCGGGATCCCCGCGCAGCTCGGCCGGTCGTCGTCCCTCCAGCGCGTGCGGCTGGGGAGCAACATGCTCTCCGGGCCCATCCCGCCGTCGCTGGGTGGCATCGCCGCGCTGACGCTGCTGGACGTGTCAAACAACGCGCTCACCGGCAGCATCCCTGCGACGCTCGCGCAGTGCAAGCAGCTCAGCCTCATCGTCCTCAGCCACAACCGGCTGTCGGGGCCAGTCCCAGACTGGCTGGGCTCGCTGCCGCAGCTGGGGGAGCTGACACTCTCCAACAACGAGTTCGCCGGACCACTCCCGGTGCAGCTCAGCAACTGCTCCAAGCTTCTGAAGCTCTCCCTCGACAACAACCAGATCAATGGAACAGTGCCACCTGAAATCGGCAGTTTGGTGTCTCTCAACGTGCTGAATCTCGCACACAACCAGCTGTCAGGTTTGATCCCAACGACGATAGCAAAGTTGAACAATCTGTATGAGCTGAACTTGTCGCAGAATTTCCTGTCGGGTCCGATCCCTCCGGATATTGGCAAGTTGCAAGAGTTGCAGAGCTTGTTGGACTTAAGCAGCAACAATTTCAGTGGCCACATCCCTGCATCACTTGGTTCACTGTCCAAGCTGGAGGATTTGAACCTCTCTCACAATGCTTTGGTCGGAGCAGTGCCGTCGCAGCTCGCCGGAATGAGCAGTCTGGTGCAGCTGGACCTGTCCAGCAACCAGCTGGAAGGCAGGCTGGGGGCCGAGTTCGGCCGGTGGCCGCAGGGCGCGTTCGCAGACAATGTCGGGCTCTGCGGCAGTCCGTTGAGAGCTTGCAGCAGCGGAGGCGGTCCGTCGACGCTCAGCTCGGTGACCATCGCGCTGGTGTCCGCTGCGGTCACGCTGTCGGTTGTGCTCCTGATCATCGTGCTTGCCCTGATGGTGgtgcggcgccggggccggcggtCAAGAGAGGTGAACTGCACGGCGTTCTCGTCGAGCTCGGCCAACACGAACCGGCAGCTCGTCGTCAAGGGCTCGGCGCGGCGGGAGTTCCGGTGGGAGGCGATCATGGAGGCCACGGCGAACCTGAGCGACCAGTTCGCGATCGGGTCCGGCGGGTCGGGGACAGTGTACAGGGCGGAGCTGTCCACCGGCGAGACGGTGGCCGTGAAGAGGATCGCACACATGGACAGCGACATGCTGCTGCACGACAAGAGCTTCACGCGGGAGATCAAGATCCTGGGCCGCGTCCGGCATCGGCACCTGGTCAAGCTGCTCGGGTTCATCACCTcccacgacgccggcgccggcggcagcatgCTCGTCTACGAGTACATGGAGAACGGCAGCCTCTACGACTGGCtgcacggcggcgtcggcggcgatggcAGCCGCAAGAAGCGGGTGCTCGGCTGGGACGCGCGTCTCAAGGTCGCGGCCGGGCTGGCGCAGGGCGTGGAGTACCTCCACCACGACTGCGTGCCGCGGATCGTGCACCGGGACATCAAGTCCAGCAACGTGCTCCTCGACGGCGACATGGAGGCGCACCTCGGCGACTTCGGCCTCGCCAAGGCTGTCGCTGAGAATCGGCAGGCCGCCTTCGGCAAGGACTGCACCGAGTCAGCTTCCTGCTTCGCCGGATCGTACGGGTACATCGCTCCAG AGTGCGCGTACTCCCTGAAGGCGACGGAGAGGAGCGACGTGTACAGCATGGGCATCGTGCTCATGGAACTGGTCACCGGACTCCTGCCGACGGACAAGACCTTCGGCGGCGACATGGACATGGTGAGGTGGGTGCAGTCCAGGATGGGCGCGCCGTTGCCGGCGCGGGAGCAGGTGTTCGACCCCGCTCTGAAGCCGCTGGCGCCGCGCGAGGAGTCGTCGATGGCGGAGGTACTGGAGGTGGCGCTCCGGTGTACGAGGACGGCGTCGGGGGAGAGGCCGACGGCGCGGCAGGTCTCCGATCTGCTGCTCCACGTCTCGCTCGATTACTATCGCGCCGGCGAGAAGCGTTAG